One stretch of Hymenobacter chitinivorans DSM 11115 DNA includes these proteins:
- a CDS encoding sialate O-acetylesterase, which translates to MLKVSLLLAMVAAQPAVAQVRLPKLVSDGMVLQRDAPVAVWGWAKPGEKVTVTLAGKTATTTTGPDGKWRTSLAQLKAGGPYEMAVAGTNRITIKDVLIGDVWVCSGQSNMETPMSRLRDKYPDVVAQANNPMIRQFNVDLRYAFNGPKADVAGGKWVTTTPQNVLAFSGVGYFFAKTLFDKYHVPIGLIKSAVGGSPAEAWLSAEALKAFPHYQQAAEKVKDSTYVASTIAQGQAASRAWYTNLRQQDQGHAKGSTPWYAPAYNATDWKTMKIPGYWADQGLGPVNGVVWFRKEVDVPASMVGKPARLELGTIVDSDSVYINGQFAGTTGYQYPPRKYDLPAALLKPGRNVLVIRVINNGGRGGFTLDKQYRLTAGGETLDLRGDWQYKLGAATPPAPGSISFQNQPGGLYNGMIAPLLPYAIKGVLWYQGESNTAKPEEYQPLLTALITDWRTHWQQPTLPFLYVQLPNFMAVKDQPTESNWAAVRDGQRRTLAVPHTGMAVALDLGEWNDIHPLNKEDVGKRLALAAQKVAYGDKKVVASGPLYQSMQVAGNKATLSFTSTGSGLVAKDGKPLRYFAIAGPDKKFVWAQAKIEGNKVVVWNDQVPNPVAVRYAWADNPEGANLSNKEGLPASSFQTQ; encoded by the coding sequence ATGCTAAAGGTCTCGCTGCTATTGGCAATGGTCGCCGCGCAGCCAGCCGTTGCCCAGGTGCGCCTACCCAAGCTCGTCAGCGACGGGATGGTTCTGCAGCGCGACGCGCCCGTGGCGGTGTGGGGCTGGGCCAAGCCCGGTGAAAAAGTAACCGTGACGCTGGCTGGCAAAACGGCCACCACCACCACCGGCCCCGACGGCAAGTGGCGCACCAGCCTGGCGCAGCTGAAAGCCGGCGGCCCCTACGAAATGGCCGTGGCGGGCACCAACCGGATTACAATCAAAGACGTGCTCATTGGGGACGTGTGGGTGTGCTCGGGGCAGTCGAACATGGAAACGCCCATGTCCCGGCTGCGCGACAAATACCCCGACGTCGTGGCCCAGGCCAATAACCCGATGATTCGGCAATTCAACGTCGATTTGCGCTACGCCTTCAACGGGCCGAAAGCCGATGTGGCGGGTGGTAAGTGGGTAACGACGACACCGCAAAATGTGCTGGCTTTCAGCGGCGTTGGGTACTTTTTTGCCAAGACGCTCTTCGACAAATACCATGTGCCCATCGGTCTTATCAAGTCGGCCGTGGGCGGGTCGCCGGCCGAGGCCTGGTTGAGCGCCGAGGCCCTGAAGGCTTTCCCGCATTACCAGCAGGCTGCCGAGAAAGTAAAGGACAGCACCTACGTGGCCAGCACCATTGCCCAAGGCCAGGCTGCCTCCCGGGCCTGGTACACCAATCTGCGGCAGCAAGACCAGGGCCATGCCAAAGGCTCGACGCCCTGGTATGCCCCGGCCTACAACGCCACGGATTGGAAAACCATGAAAATACCGGGCTATTGGGCCGACCAAGGCCTGGGGCCGGTGAATGGAGTGGTCTGGTTTCGCAAGGAAGTGGACGTGCCGGCCAGCATGGTGGGCAAGCCCGCCCGGCTGGAGCTGGGCACCATCGTCGACAGTGACTCGGTGTATATCAACGGGCAATTTGCCGGCACCACTGGCTACCAGTACCCGCCGCGCAAATACGACCTGCCCGCCGCGCTGCTCAAGCCCGGCCGCAACGTGCTGGTAATACGCGTCATCAACAACGGCGGGCGCGGCGGCTTCACGCTCGACAAGCAGTACCGGCTTACGGCAGGTGGCGAAACGCTGGATTTGCGCGGCGACTGGCAGTATAAGCTAGGGGCTGCTACGCCACCGGCTCCGGGCTCTATTTCCTTTCAAAACCAGCCCGGCGGCTTGTATAACGGCATGATAGCGCCGTTGCTGCCCTATGCCATCAAAGGCGTACTGTGGTACCAGGGCGAATCCAACACCGCTAAGCCCGAGGAATACCAGCCCTTGCTCACGGCCCTGATTACGGATTGGCGTACCCATTGGCAACAGCCCACCTTGCCTTTCCTATACGTCCAGCTGCCCAACTTCATGGCCGTTAAAGACCAGCCCACGGAAAGCAACTGGGCGGCCGTGCGCGACGGGCAGCGCCGCACCCTGGCCGTGCCCCACACCGGCATGGCGGTGGCCCTGGACCTGGGCGAGTGGAACGACATTCACCCGCTCAACAAGGAAGACGTGGGCAAGCGCCTGGCTTTGGCGGCTCAGAAAGTAGCGTACGGTGACAAGAAGGTAGTAGCCTCGGGTCCGTTGTACCAAAGCATGCAGGTAGCGGGCAACAAGGCGACGCTCAGCTTTACCAGCACCGGCAGCGGGTTGGTAGCCAAAGACGGCAAGCCCCTGCGCTACTTCGCCATTGCGGGCCCCGATAAGAAGTTTGTCTGGGCCCAGGCCAAAATTGAAGGCAACAAAGTAGTCGTCTGGAATGACCAGGTGCCCAACCCCGTGGCCGTGCGCTACGCCTGGGCCGACAACCCGGAAGGTGCCAACCTCAGCAACAAGGAAGGCCTGCCCGCCTCGTCATTTCAAACGCAGTAG
- a CDS encoding SusC/RagA family TonB-linked outer membrane protein, with the protein MYQPIRKTAFCLSWPLFVASGLPLAGAVLMPSQAWAQATQTISGKITSSDNGETLPGVTVLQKGTTNGVSSNSDGSFTLQAPLGSTLVFSAVGYVSKEITVTDPTVNVTLGADVKALNEVVVVGYGTQRAEAVTGSVASVSGETLREVPSANISQALQGRLPGVEFSQSSSQPGATTQIRIRGTRSLGASNDPLVVLDGIPFPGSIGDINPNDIQSVDILKDASATAIYGSRGANGVVLITTKTGKKGQKPQITYDSFVGAKTLFAKYPMMNGPEFVALRKAAGLYKNALDEADDVDTDWQDLLYKTGIQSNHNLGVSGGTDNGRYNFNAGYYKEEGVIPTQQYTRYSVRGTLDQGVGKYIRLGFTTNNTYNLSEGSNVGIYGILNSSPIANPYNPDGSLKRTIRMPLDEQWVYTRGIVEDLSDRWLSETRSIATYNTIFAEVKMPGVEGLKYRVNLGANYRQSQGGSYTGQGINAVNPTTVSTASVSNQVTRDWTIENILSYDRTFAEKHNVNVIALYSASDNVFNQTRIAARDIPSDAFQYYNLGFAAGEITVNPNEQPYRKFGLLSYMGRVMYSYDDRYLLSATVRADGSSRLSPGNKWKTYPAVSVGWNVAKESFMQDISAINLLKLRAGYGITSNQSINPYATLGLLATRPYNFGPTNYQTGLFVSQLPNADLGWEFSKTWNYGLDFAVLKNRISGTVEYYLTNTEDVLLPLPLPSTSGVDSYTANIGSTQNKGVELSLNGVILENLNGWTWEAGFNLYANRNKITSLAGAQDRDENNWWFVGKPINVIYDYEKIGLWQQDDPYRSILEPGGNAGMIKVKYTGGYNADGTPSRAIGPQDRQILDVNPNFQGGFNTRVSYKGFDLSAVGAYQNGGLLNSTLYGSSGYLNLMNGRRGNVKVDYWTPENTGAKYPKPGGLASGDNPKYGSTLGYFDASYLKIRTISLGYNFDNNAWLKSAGVSRLRVYATAQNPFVIFSPYKKESGMDPETNSYADQNVAVTTGVPNRLLTIGTNSPATRTYLVGLNFTF; encoded by the coding sequence ATGTATCAACCAATACGCAAAACGGCCTTTTGCCTAAGCTGGCCGCTGTTTGTGGCCTCCGGGCTACCCTTGGCTGGGGCGGTGCTAATGCCTTCCCAGGCCTGGGCCCAAGCCACCCAAACCATTTCGGGCAAGATTACCAGTTCCGACAACGGCGAAACGCTACCCGGCGTGACGGTGCTGCAGAAAGGAACCACCAACGGCGTTTCCTCCAACTCCGACGGTTCCTTTACCCTGCAGGCGCCCCTGGGTAGTACCCTGGTCTTCAGCGCCGTGGGCTACGTAAGCAAAGAAATAACCGTAACCGACCCCACGGTAAACGTAACGCTGGGCGCCGACGTGAAGGCCCTGAACGAAGTAGTAGTGGTAGGCTACGGCACTCAGAGAGCAGAAGCGGTAACTGGCTCAGTCGCTTCCGTCAGTGGAGAGACCTTGCGCGAAGTACCCTCTGCCAACATCTCCCAGGCCTTACAAGGCCGTTTGCCAGGGGTAGAGTTTTCGCAATCCTCCTCCCAGCCGGGTGCTACCACGCAAATTCGGATCCGCGGTACTCGCTCCCTGGGGGCCAGCAATGATCCATTGGTGGTATTGGATGGTATTCCTTTCCCGGGTTCAATTGGCGATATCAACCCCAACGATATTCAGAGTGTAGATATTCTGAAAGATGCGTCGGCCACGGCTATTTACGGGTCGCGTGGGGCGAATGGCGTTGTCTTAATAACCACCAAAACCGGTAAAAAAGGGCAAAAACCGCAAATTACCTACGACAGTTTTGTTGGCGCAAAAACTCTTTTCGCCAAATACCCCATGATGAATGGGCCGGAGTTTGTTGCCCTGCGCAAAGCGGCCGGCCTGTATAAGAACGCCTTGGATGAAGCCGATGATGTAGATACTGATTGGCAGGACTTGTTGTATAAAACGGGTATTCAATCAAACCACAACCTAGGGGTTTCCGGTGGCACTGACAACGGCCGCTACAATTTCAATGCGGGGTATTATAAGGAAGAAGGGGTAATTCCGACCCAGCAATACACCCGTTATTCCGTACGTGGAACGCTTGACCAAGGTGTTGGTAAATACATCCGGTTGGGTTTCACTACCAATAATACCTACAACCTATCCGAAGGCTCGAATGTGGGTATATATGGCATTCTGAACTCCTCGCCAATCGCCAATCCTTACAATCCTGATGGCAGCTTAAAAAGAACTATCAGAATGCCGTTGGATGAGCAATGGGTGTACACCAGGGGCATCGTAGAAGATTTGAGCGATAGGTGGTTAAGTGAAACCAGGTCTATTGCCACGTACAATACCATCTTCGCGGAAGTTAAAATGCCGGGCGTCGAGGGATTGAAGTACCGGGTCAACCTCGGGGCAAACTATCGGCAAAGCCAGGGTGGCTCTTACACCGGCCAGGGAATCAACGCGGTGAACCCCACTACCGTTTCTACGGCATCCGTTAGCAACCAAGTTACCAGAGACTGGACGATTGAAAATATCCTGTCTTACGACCGCACCTTTGCCGAGAAGCATAATGTAAATGTTATAGCCTTATATTCTGCCTCGGATAACGTTTTCAACCAAACGAGGATTGCGGCCCGGGATATTCCTTCGGACGCCTTTCAATACTATAACCTGGGTTTTGCCGCCGGCGAAATTACCGTAAACCCCAACGAGCAACCGTACCGGAAATTCGGTCTGTTGTCTTACATGGGCCGCGTGATGTACTCCTATGATGACCGGTATTTGCTATCCGCTACGGTCCGTGCGGATGGTTCCTCCCGGCTTTCCCCAGGGAATAAATGGAAAACCTACCCGGCGGTGTCGGTCGGCTGGAACGTAGCCAAAGAGTCGTTTATGCAGGATATTTCTGCCATAAACCTGTTGAAACTGCGGGCCGGTTACGGCATAACGTCAAACCAGTCGATCAACCCGTATGCTACCCTGGGCCTGTTGGCTACCCGGCCCTACAATTTTGGCCCCACCAATTACCAGACGGGTCTGTTCGTAAGCCAGCTGCCGAATGCTGACTTAGGGTGGGAATTCTCTAAAACCTGGAACTACGGGTTGGATTTCGCGGTCCTGAAAAACCGTATTTCGGGCACCGTGGAGTACTACCTCACCAACACCGAGGATGTTCTGCTGCCCTTGCCCTTACCTTCAACTTCGGGCGTAGATAGCTACACGGCCAACATTGGATCTACCCAAAACAAAGGGGTGGAACTGTCTTTGAACGGGGTAATCTTAGAGAATCTCAATGGCTGGACTTGGGAAGCTGGTTTTAACCTGTATGCCAACCGCAACAAGATTACGTCGCTGGCAGGCGCGCAAGACAGAGATGAAAACAACTGGTGGTTTGTTGGCAAACCTATCAACGTCATCTACGACTACGAGAAAATAGGCCTGTGGCAGCAAGATGATCCTTACAGAAGCATTCTGGAGCCCGGCGGAAACGCGGGGATGATCAAGGTGAAATACACTGGGGGGTATAACGCCGATGGTACCCCTTCCCGGGCCATTGGTCCGCAAGACCGTCAGATCCTGGATGTGAACCCAAACTTTCAAGGCGGTTTCAACACCCGGGTTTCGTACAAAGGATTCGATCTGAGTGCCGTTGGCGCCTACCAAAACGGCGGTCTTCTCAACAGTACCCTGTATGGGTCATCGGGCTATCTTAATCTGATGAACGGTCGTCGGGGCAACGTGAAAGTGGATTACTGGACGCCGGAAAACACGGGTGCCAAGTACCCCAAACCAGGTGGTCTGGCCAGCGGCGACAACCCCAAGTATGGCAGTACGCTGGGGTACTTCGATGCCTCCTACCTGAAGATTCGCACCATTTCGCTGGGCTATAACTTTGATAACAACGCGTGGTTGAAAAGCGCCGGAGTTAGCCGCCTACGGGTGTACGCAACGGCCCAAAACCCATTTGTAATCTTCTCCCCCTACAAGAAAGAGTCGGGCATGGACCCGGAAACCAACTCTTACGCCGACCAAAACGTGGCCGTCACTACCGGCGTTCCGAACCGTCTGTTGACCATAGGTACTAACTCGCCTGCAACCCGCACCTACCTGGTAGGCCTGAACTTTACCTTCTAA
- a CDS encoding RagB/SusD family nutrient uptake outer membrane protein, protein MKSFNIKFFIGAALISLSAPGCTDLLEEEPRSVYTPEFFQTERGVNGGLTSMYAHLRYIYGDAYFYNTTLTGTDEVTYGRDADENFLAMDFSGRAALNATNSRADRLWTAAFPNINTANGIIKNASAVGTISPALVAEARFFRAFDYFMLVQTFGGVPLDLGAGELQFNTNAFRTSVRNTVPEVYTKAIFPDLLQAITDLPATPRVVGGATKTVARLYLAKAYLTYAWWLENPNNIPTFPATTRTDPAGHNAQYYYQQAYDVAMAGIENPGPFRLQSTYYDVHLATNDRNAEMLLFADHTESSELYNGGSLTFGSGGAPDNFAGWMMTWNYTNIRSATNADGTGAVSSVQREAVQPLGRPWNRMAPTIGAVETTFADKTNDSRYDGTFTTVYRGNWPKGGVANPTLYNANNLPVSPGAPILTFLDAEPAGTITYPPGGGANNVGAGVLPGRADYVISPRGISRIVYPGLWKLGPYRTDNGSGLGQPNAASTRPFNIAKFSELYFVAAEAAVKGANTKAGQGARELINVIRARAGKWRFDNNGNVAKVQDNSAAMVAATPTTIDINYILAERSREYYAEGYRWYDLVRTQKWTELASTYRIGGTNYGDHTPQSVTRTIQPYHYLRPIPQVQLDRMDVSAAEKAAYQNPGYL, encoded by the coding sequence ATGAAAAGCTTCAACATAAAATTCTTTATCGGGGCGGCCCTAATTTCCTTGTCCGCGCCGGGGTGTACCGACCTTTTGGAGGAAGAACCCAGGAGTGTTTACACGCCCGAATTTTTTCAGACGGAAAGAGGCGTGAATGGTGGCCTGACCTCCATGTACGCTCACCTGCGCTACATCTACGGGGATGCTTACTTCTACAACACGACGCTGACGGGCACCGATGAGGTAACCTACGGCCGGGATGCCGACGAGAACTTCCTGGCCATGGACTTCTCCGGTCGGGCGGCACTCAACGCTACCAACAGCCGGGCAGATAGACTGTGGACGGCTGCCTTTCCGAACATCAACACGGCCAATGGTATTATCAAGAATGCCAGCGCCGTAGGAACCATTTCGCCAGCCCTGGTGGCCGAAGCAAGATTTTTCCGCGCCTTCGATTACTTCATGCTGGTCCAAACCTTTGGTGGGGTGCCGCTGGATCTGGGCGCGGGAGAGTTGCAGTTCAACACCAATGCTTTCAGAACCTCGGTCCGCAATACGGTACCTGAGGTGTATACGAAAGCAATTTTCCCGGACTTGCTGCAGGCCATTACTGATTTGCCGGCCACGCCACGGGTGGTAGGTGGCGCCACCAAAACGGTTGCCCGCCTGTACCTGGCAAAGGCCTACCTGACCTATGCCTGGTGGCTGGAAAACCCGAACAATATTCCCACCTTCCCCGCAACTACCCGAACGGATCCTGCCGGTCACAACGCCCAGTACTATTATCAGCAGGCGTATGATGTAGCGATGGCTGGTATTGAGAACCCCGGCCCATTCCGCTTGCAGAGCACGTACTACGATGTACACCTGGCAACGAATGACCGCAATGCTGAAATGCTGCTGTTTGCGGACCACACTGAATCCAGCGAGCTATACAATGGCGGCAGCCTGACCTTTGGTAGCGGCGGGGCCCCGGATAACTTTGCCGGCTGGATGATGACCTGGAACTATACCAACATCAGAAGTGCCACCAACGCCGACGGAACGGGTGCCGTATCTTCTGTGCAGCGGGAAGCCGTGCAGCCGTTAGGTCGTCCCTGGAACCGGATGGCTCCCACCATTGGTGCAGTGGAAACCACTTTTGCCGACAAAACGAATGATTCTCGTTACGATGGGACCTTTACCACTGTTTACCGTGGTAACTGGCCTAAAGGAGGCGTGGCTAACCCAACCTTGTACAATGCCAACAACCTGCCCGTTAGCCCCGGTGCCCCAATCCTGACTTTCCTGGATGCCGAACCGGCTGGTACTATTACGTACCCTCCCGGAGGAGGCGCAAACAACGTAGGCGCAGGAGTGCTACCCGGCAGAGCGGATTATGTAATTTCTCCGCGTGGTATCAGCAGAATCGTGTATCCAGGCCTTTGGAAACTTGGTCCTTACCGTACCGATAATGGTTCCGGCTTAGGACAACCGAATGCTGCCAGTACGCGTCCGTTCAACATTGCCAAATTCTCGGAGCTGTACTTTGTAGCGGCAGAAGCAGCGGTAAAAGGAGCAAATACCAAAGCTGGTCAGGGTGCCCGGGAATTGATTAATGTTATTCGGGCCCGGGCCGGTAAGTGGCGCTTTGACAATAACGGAAACGTGGCCAAGGTGCAGGATAATAGCGCTGCTATGGTTGCGGCTACTCCCACCACTATCGACATCAACTACATCCTGGCAGAACGCTCCCGTGAGTACTACGCCGAAGGGTACCGCTGGTATGATCTGGTCCGTACCCAAAAATGGACTGAGTTGGCTTCTACCTACCGTATTGGGGGAACCAACTACGGCGACCACACGCCTCAAAGCGTTACGCGTACCATTCAGCCGTATCACTACCTGCGTCCTATTCCGCAGGTGCAGCTTGACCGTATGGATGTGTCAGCGGCGGAAAAAGCGGCTTATCAAAACCCAGGCTACCTATAG
- a CDS encoding SDR family NAD(P)-dependent oxidoreductase has protein sequence MPHVNGHAVHTSTITHQNSFSLEGQLALVTGGGSGIGLAIASCMVHAGATVIITGRREEVLKEAVDSLGEAAHYMVNDICDLASIEEMVEQLEASYGPLSIVVNNAGINLKKPALQVTDEEFHNILHTNLNSVFALTRACARRMVERQRGVILMISSMAAYYGIDRVVAYAASKSAVEGMVKVLASEFSGDNVRVNAIAPGFIETEMSRKAMNNDPDRRDRAMRRTPMGKFGQPEDIGNAAVFMASDAARYITGVSLPVDGGNSIGF, from the coding sequence ATGCCGCACGTGAACGGTCACGCCGTGCACACCAGTACCATTACGCACCAAAACAGCTTTTCCCTGGAGGGGCAGCTGGCTTTAGTTACCGGAGGCGGAAGCGGCATCGGTCTGGCTATTGCCAGCTGCATGGTGCACGCCGGGGCTACGGTTATCATTACCGGCCGCCGGGAAGAGGTGCTGAAGGAAGCTGTAGACTCATTGGGCGAAGCTGCCCACTACATGGTCAACGATATTTGCGACCTGGCTTCCATTGAGGAAATGGTTGAGCAACTCGAAGCCTCCTATGGTCCACTCAGCATCGTGGTCAACAACGCCGGCATCAACCTCAAAAAACCCGCTTTGCAGGTGACTGACGAAGAGTTTCACAACATTCTGCACACCAACCTGAACTCGGTATTTGCCCTGACCCGGGCCTGCGCCCGCCGCATGGTGGAGCGGCAGCGCGGCGTGATTCTGATGATTTCCTCCATGGCGGCCTATTATGGCATCGATAGGGTAGTAGCCTACGCCGCGTCCAAGTCGGCGGTGGAAGGCATGGTGAAAGTGCTGGCCTCCGAGTTTTCCGGCGACAATGTGCGTGTCAACGCCATTGCGCCGGGCTTCATTGAAACCGAGATGAGCCGCAAGGCCATGAACAACGACCCCGACCGCCGCGACCGGGCCATGCGGCGCACGCCCATGGGCAAGTTCGGCCAGCCCGAAGACATCGGCAATGCGGCCGTGTTTATGGCCTCCGACGCGGCCCGCTACATTACCGGCGTGTCCCTCCCCGTCGACGGCGGCAACTCCATCGGCTTCTGA
- a CDS encoding glycoside hydrolase family 3 C-terminal domain-containing protein, producing MKNSVITLGLALLMGCAASQRQPGTTSAAAAPTATPETAAAPTNPAELPFRNPDLPIDQRVADLVGRLTLPEKVSQMLNASPAIDRLGIPAYNWWNEALHGVARTSMKTTVFPQAIGLAATFDQDAMLRMATITSDEARAVHHEYARRGERGIYQGLTFWTPNINIFRDPRWGRGQETYGEDPYLTGQMGQALVKGFQGDDPKYLKITACAKHFAVHSGPEPSRHEFNAQIGDYDLWDTYLPAFRDLIVDAKVAGVMCAYNAYAGQPCCGSDKLMNEILYDKWKFQGYVTSDCDGLNDFWQHHKTDPDAATAAANAVLHGTDLECATGKLFTYNSLLESVQKGLITEKQLDVSVQRLYKIRFQLGMFDPVERVKYAQIPLSVVESAPHQAHALRMARESVVLLKNERNTLPLRKNLRKIVVLGPNADNETAQLGNYNGFPTTNVTPLEGIRTKVGPGTQVTYIQGVDYASNIVYESFDVNSRLAYDGKPGFKAEYFKGTDLEGAPVATQQEAGLDRYLANVKQEIVPGLLSENISARYQTTFTPQKTEEMAFQLTGDDGYRLFVNDKLVLDNWKSRGVSTTQHIMKVTAGQPLNLKLEYFQTDRRTILKFTGAHVVPMNAQSIRAQVKDADAVVFVGGISPRLEGEEMKVNVEGFSGGDRTSIALPKVQTELMKVLHATGKPVVFVMLTGSAIGCPWEARNLPAIVNSWYGGQATGTALADVLFGDYNPAGRLPVTFYESESQLPPFDSYDMQGRTYRYFQGTPLFPFGHGLSYTTFRYSNLKVPATAATGQPVTVSVDVQNTGKQAGDEVVQLYVRHSGAQGRVALHALQGFRRVPLQVGEKQTVQFTLTPRQLSVLNAQGQRAQLPGTVQLFAGGGQPLKPAVARKSVAQASLQLTGNPVSID from the coding sequence ATGAAGAACTCTGTAATAACCCTGGGTCTGGCCTTGCTGATGGGCTGCGCCGCCAGTCAGCGCCAGCCCGGCACGACCAGCGCGGCTGCGGCCCCAACCGCTACGCCCGAAACTGCCGCCGCGCCCACCAATCCGGCCGAACTGCCGTTTCGCAACCCGGATTTGCCCATCGACCAGCGCGTAGCTGACCTGGTAGGCCGGCTGACGTTGCCCGAAAAAGTGTCGCAGATGCTCAACGCGTCCCCGGCCATCGACCGGCTCGGCATTCCGGCCTACAACTGGTGGAACGAAGCCCTGCACGGCGTAGCCCGGACCAGTATGAAAACGACGGTCTTTCCGCAGGCCATTGGCTTGGCCGCCACCTTCGACCAGGACGCTATGCTGCGCATGGCCACCATTACCTCCGACGAAGCCCGGGCCGTGCACCACGAGTACGCCCGCCGCGGCGAGCGGGGCATTTACCAGGGCCTCACGTTCTGGACGCCCAACATCAACATCTTCCGCGACCCACGCTGGGGGCGGGGCCAGGAAACCTACGGCGAAGACCCGTACCTGACCGGGCAGATGGGGCAGGCCCTGGTCAAAGGCTTCCAGGGCGACGACCCGAAGTACCTCAAGATTACGGCCTGCGCCAAGCACTTTGCCGTGCACAGCGGCCCCGAACCGTCGCGCCACGAATTCAACGCCCAGATCGGCGACTACGACCTCTGGGACACCTATTTGCCCGCTTTCCGGGACCTGATTGTGGACGCTAAGGTGGCGGGCGTGATGTGCGCCTACAACGCCTACGCCGGCCAGCCCTGCTGCGGCAGTGACAAGCTGATGAACGAAATCCTCTACGACAAGTGGAAGTTCCAGGGCTACGTCACCTCCGACTGCGACGGGCTCAACGACTTCTGGCAGCACCACAAAACCGACCCCGACGCGGCTACGGCCGCCGCCAACGCCGTGCTCCACGGCACCGACCTGGAGTGCGCCACCGGCAAGCTGTTTACCTACAATTCCCTGCTCGAATCGGTGCAGAAGGGCCTGATAACCGAAAAGCAGCTCGACGTGTCGGTGCAGCGGCTCTACAAAATCCGGTTTCAGCTGGGCATGTTCGACCCCGTCGAGCGGGTGAAATATGCCCAGATTCCGCTGAGCGTGGTGGAAAGTGCTCCGCACCAGGCCCACGCCCTGCGCATGGCCCGGGAGTCGGTGGTGCTGCTCAAGAACGAGCGCAACACGCTGCCGCTGCGCAAGAATCTGCGCAAAATCGTGGTGCTGGGTCCCAACGCCGATAACGAAACCGCCCAGCTCGGCAACTACAACGGCTTCCCGACCACCAACGTGACGCCCCTGGAAGGCATCCGGACCAAGGTGGGCCCCGGCACTCAGGTGACCTACATCCAGGGCGTGGACTACGCCAGCAACATCGTTTACGAAAGCTTCGATGTCAACTCCCGGCTGGCTTACGACGGCAAGCCGGGCTTTAAGGCGGAGTATTTCAAGGGTACCGATCTGGAAGGCGCGCCGGTAGCCACTCAGCAGGAAGCTGGCCTCGACCGGTACCTGGCCAACGTGAAACAGGAAATTGTGCCCGGCTTGCTCTCAGAGAATATTTCGGCCCGCTACCAGACTACGTTTACCCCGCAGAAAACCGAGGAAATGGCCTTCCAGCTCACCGGCGACGACGGCTACCGGCTGTTTGTCAACGATAAGCTGGTGCTCGACAACTGGAAAAGCCGGGGCGTTTCGACCACCCAGCACATCATGAAAGTAACGGCCGGCCAGCCCCTGAACCTCAAGCTGGAGTACTTCCAAACTGACCGCCGCACCATTCTTAAGTTTACCGGTGCCCACGTGGTGCCGATGAATGCGCAGAGCATCCGGGCCCAGGTGAAGGATGCCGACGCCGTTGTTTTTGTGGGCGGTATTTCGCCCCGGCTCGAAGGCGAGGAAATGAAGGTGAACGTGGAAGGCTTCAGCGGCGGCGACCGGACCAGCATTGCCCTGCCCAAGGTGCAAACCGAGCTAATGAAAGTGCTGCACGCCACGGGCAAGCCAGTGGTGTTCGTGATGCTAACCGGCAGCGCCATCGGCTGCCCCTGGGAAGCCCGCAACCTGCCGGCCATTGTCAACAGCTGGTACGGCGGGCAGGCCACTGGGACGGCCCTAGCCGACGTGCTCTTCGGCGACTACAACCCCGCCGGCCGCCTCCCCGTCACGTTCTACGAGTCGGAAAGCCAGCTGCCGCCCTTCGACAGCTACGACATGCAGGGCCGCACTTACCGCTACTTCCAGGGTACGCCTTTGTTCCCGTTCGGCCACGGCCTGAGCTACACCACCTTCCGATATTCGAACCTCAAAGTGCCCGCTACGGCCGCCACCGGCCAGCCCGTTACCGTTAGTGTGGACGTACAAAACACCGGCAAGCAAGCCGGCGACGAAGTAGTTCAGCTCTACGTGCGCCACTCAGGTGCGCAGGGCCGTGTAGCGTTGCACGCCCTGCAAGGCTTCCGCCGCGTACCGCTGCAAGTGGGGGAGAAGCAGACCGTGCAGTTCACCCTCACGCCCCGGCAGCTTTCGGTGCTCAACGCGCAGGGGCAGCGCGCCCAGCTGCCCGGCACCGTTCAGCTCTTCGCAGGCGGCGGGCAGCCCCTGAAGCCGGCCGTAGCCCGGAAAAGCGTGGCGCAGGCTTCGCTGCAACTCACCGGCAATCCGGTAAGCATTGATTAA